CCGCAGCGGCACGAACACATCGGCCATCGCGCTGGTGCGCGAGAACCGCGGGTCGACGTGGATGATCTTGGCGCCGCGTGCTTTGGCCTCCATCACCCACTGGAAGCCGACCGGGTGCGCCTCGGCGAAGTTGGATCCCTCGATCAGGATGCAGTCGGACCGCTGCAGATCCTGCAGGTAGGTCGTGGACCCACCTCGGCCGAACGACGTGCCGAGGGCAGCGACGGTGGAGCTGTGGCAGATGCGGGCCTGGTTCTCGACCTGCACGATGCCCAGGGCGGTGAAGAGCTTCTTGATCAGGTAGTTCTCTTCGTTGTCCAGGGTCGCGCCACCCAGGCTGGCCACACCCATCGTGCGGCGGGTGCGCTTACCGTCGGACTCCCATTCCCAGCCGTCCTTGCGAGCGGCGATGACCTTGTCGGCGACCTTGTCCATCGCGACGTCGAGGTCCATCCGCTCCCAGTCGGTGCCGCCCGGGCGCCGGTAGAGCACGTGCTCCTCACGGGAGTCGCCGGTCGTCAGTTGCAGCGTGGCGGAACCCTTGGGGCAGAGCCGCCCCCGGCTGATCGGCGAATCGGGGTCACCCTCGATCTGGATGACCTTGTCGTCCTTGACGAAGACCTGCTGCCCACAACCGACCGCGCAGAACGGGCAGATCGATGGCACCACCTTGTCGGCGGTCGCTGTCCGGGGTTGCAGCTCTTCGGTCTTACGCGATTTCGCGGCGTCGCGACGCGCGCTGTGGTCGCGGGTCGTCAGTTGCCGCAGTGCCGGCCACGGAAGAGAAGAGGACATTCAGAGGGCTCCCATCGCATACAGAACTGCGGATTGGTCGAGACCCGGCCAGGACCGGAACACGACTTGATCTCACTGTGCCACAGGAATTCTCGCTATGGGTGAGCTGGGAATTCGGTGATAACGCCCACCGCGTGCGGCACCCTGCGCCGGATGAGGCTGAGCCCCTGGGTGCTAGATGGGGCTGCCGGTGATCGCCAATCGTGGCAGTCGCCCGGTTTTTGCCGACTTGCGGCGAAGGTCGACCGTGACCACCCACAGCAGGAATACGTGGTGTCGCAGGGGCACTGAGTCCACCAACCACAGCTGTCGCCGATCGGTCAGCCTGCCCGCACTCTCGCTGCGACCGAGCACCTGTTTGTCGAGAGAGACCTCGAGGGATCGACCGGACCCTTTGAGGACGTAGACCCCGGCGGCGGTCTGGACCTCCCAGCGAGGGAACAGCGCGCCGTGTTTCTCTGCGGCCATACTCGGTTCATCCGGCTCGCTGGACCCCGCGCAGGCCCTGGTCGCGAGGATGTCGCCACCGAACGCCTTGGTGAAGGCCCATTCCTGCCCGTCGAAGCGGGCGGTGGCGCGCTCGCGCATCATCGTCTCGTCGAAGTCGCCGATCTGCTTGCCGTTCAACAGCAGCCGGTTATCGCCCCATCCGCTGCCCCACGTCAGCACACGTTGATTCATGACGAAGACGGCGTCGTCAGGCGGGGGCAGCGAAGTTGAGACGGGCAAAGACAAGCGCCTCCGCCAGGTCCAGTTCGCGCTCGGCCTCGTCCAACTTGCGGGTGCTGACCTCCAGCACGATCGACCCCTCGTACCCCTGCCCCGCCAGCGTCTCCAGGAACTGGGCACACGGCTGAGTGCCGCGCCCCGGCACCAGATGCTCGTCCTTGAACGATCCCGAACCGTCCGCCAGGTGCACGTGCGCCAATCGCTGCCCCAACGCCTCCTGCATCGCCATCGCATCCGACCCGGACGTCGCCGTGTGCGACAGGTCGAGCGTCACGTGCGCGTAGTCCAGACCCACCGGATCCCACCCCGGCAGATACGCCTGCATCTCCCGCGCGCGCGCCCGCCACGGGAACATGTTCTCCACCGCCAGTTGGATATCTGTCTCTTCCTCCCGCTGCGCGACACCCTGCACGAATTGCGCCGCATAGTCCCGCTGCCACCTGAACGGCGGGTGCAGCACGACCGTGTCGGCGCCGACCTCCTGCGCCAACCGCACCGAGTTGTCGACCTTGTCCCATGGCTCGGTACCCCAGATTCGTTGCGTGAGTAGCAGCGTCGGCGCATGAATCGATACGACCGGCAGTTGGTAGTGATCGATGAGACGCAGCAGCGCGCCACCCTCCTGACTCACCGGGTCGTTCCAGACCATTATCTCGACCCCGTCGTATCCCAGCCGGTCGGCCAGATCGAAAGTGGCTGCGACGCCCAGCGGGTACACCGAGGCGCTGGACAGCGCGATCTTGGCGTTCGGAATCCGACTGATGCTCACTGCTCGGTGTCCCACCCGTTGATGGTGTCGAGGCGGCGCAGAATGACGCCCTCGCGCAGCGCCCACGGGCACAGGGTCAGTTGCGACACGTTGAGCAACTCCATCGCACCCTCGATCACCATCGCACCGGCCAGCATCTGGGCGGACCGACTCTGCGACACACCCGGCAGGTCGGACCGCTGCGCGGCGCTCATGGCGGCCAGCTTCGGCACCAGCGCGGTCAGGTCCGATCGGGTGAGCGTCCGCAGCACGTACGGGCCCTCCTCCTTCGGCGCAGCCCCGCAGATCCGCGCCAGCGACCGGATGGTCTTGCTGGTGCCGACCACCTGATCGGGACTACCCACCCGCGACACGTCACGCAGGTTGCGCGCGATCTGGGTGCGGATCCGTTTGCGCAACTCGCGAAGGTCTTGCGGCGACGGGGGATCCCCGTCCAGTGACCGGGTGAGACGTCCGGCACCCAACGGCAGGCTGATCGCGGCGTCCGGCACCTCATCCAGTCCGTTGGCCAATTCCAGCGATCCCCCGCCGATGTCGATCATCAACAACCGACCGGCCGACCACCCGAACCAACGGCGTACCGCGAGAAAGGTCACCGACGACTCCTCCTCACCGGTCAACACCCGAAGGTCCACCCCGGTCTGCTTCAGGACGGTCGCCACCACGTCCTCGGTGTTGGGTGCCTCACGGACAGCGCTGGTCGCGAACGCCAGCAACTCCTCGGCGCCCTGGTCCTCGGCGATCTCCTTGCACTCGGCGATGAATCCGACCAGCGCATCGACACCGTCGGGCGCAATGTTGCCGTCGGGGTTCGTGTGCTCGGACAGCCGCAGCTCGCGCTTGTGGGAGGCAGCCGGGATCGGGTGAGCGCCGTAGTGGGCATCCACCAGAAGCAGGTGAACCGTGTTCGAACCCACATCGATCACTCCGAGACGCATGTCGTAAAACTAGCCCGCCGCCGATCAGCCGGTGAGCACCATCCACTGTCGGCCGTCCAGGATCTCGCGCACAGCGTCCAGATGCCCCGCGTGGCACGATGTCTCGACCATCACGTGCAGCATGATCTCGCCGAGGTCATCCATCTGCCAGTCACCGAACAACTCCGTTGGCCACCATGCCGGGCCGGCACCGACCGGCGTGCGTGCGATGACCGCGTCGGAGCGGGCGATTGCCGCCCGGTACCGATCGACCATCCGCACAGCGGGCACGTCCAGCGGCACGACCCAGGCATTCGGCGCGTTCGCGAGGTCATAGTTCTGCCCGGCAACGACCGCGGTGAACCAGAAATCCTCCACATCCATCGCGAGATGCGACAGCATCGACGCCGCTGACCATCCGGACGCCAGCACCGGCTGCCGCAGCTGTTGTTCGGTCAGCCCGTCGACGATGCCGAGCACGTGTCGCCGCTGCGCGTGCAGGTAGTCCAACAGCAGGTCACGTCGCTCGTCCGCTGCTCGGGTCATGGCGACAGTGTGCCCGTCATCACACCCATTAACATCCCTATGTGAGCGAAACGGGTCCGGACATCGCGCGGAGCTGGGTCGAATTCGACAATCCGGACGAGCCCAACGAGCGGTTCCGCTGCGACCTGACGTGGCTCACCTCGGACTGGACCTGTATCTACGGCCGTGGCTGCGAGGGGATCTACGCCGGTCGACCCGACGACGGGTGCTGCACCCTCGGCGCGCATTTCTCCGACAAGGCAGATATCAAGAACGTGCGCCGCGCCGTCAAGGAGCTC
This portion of the Dermatophilaceae bacterium Sec6.4 genome encodes:
- a CDS encoding sugar phosphate isomerase/epimerase, with the translated sequence MGHRAVSISRIPNAKIALSSASVYPLGVAATFDLADRLGYDGVEIMVWNDPVSQEGGALLRLIDHYQLPVVSIHAPTLLLTQRIWGTEPWDKVDNSVRLAQEVGADTVVLHPPFRWQRDYAAQFVQGVAQREEETDIQLAVENMFPWRARAREMQAYLPGWDPVGLDYAHVTLDLSHTATSGSDAMAMQEALGQRLAHVHLADGSGSFKDEHLVPGRGTQPCAQFLETLAGQGYEGSIVLEVSTRKLDEAERELDLAEALVFARLNFAAPA
- a CDS encoding DUF664 domain-containing protein; protein product: MTRAADERRDLLLDYLHAQRRHVLGIVDGLTEQQLRQPVLASGWSAASMLSHLAMDVEDFWFTAVVAGQNYDLANAPNAWVVPLDVPAVRMVDRYRAAIARSDAVIARTPVGAGPAWWPTELFGDWQMDDLGEIMLHVMVETSCHAGHLDAVREILDGRQWMVLTG
- a CDS encoding Ppx/GppA phosphatase family protein, producing the protein MRLGVIDVGSNTVHLLLVDAHYGAHPIPAASHKRELRLSEHTNPDGNIAPDGVDALVGFIAECKEIAEDQGAEELLAFATSAVREAPNTEDVVATVLKQTGVDLRVLTGEEESSVTFLAVRRWFGWSAGRLLMIDIGGGSLELANGLDEVPDAAISLPLGAGRLTRSLDGDPPSPQDLRELRKRIRTQIARNLRDVSRVGSPDQVVGTSKTIRSLARICGAAPKEEGPYVLRTLTRSDLTALVPKLAAMSAAQRSDLPGVSQSRSAQMLAGAMVIEGAMELLNVSQLTLCPWALREGVILRRLDTINGWDTEQ